DNA sequence from the Juglans microcarpa x Juglans regia isolate MS1-56 chromosome 5S, Jm3101_v1.0, whole genome shotgun sequence genome:
CGATTCATGCTGGATCTGATCGAACTGCTCTCTTAAAGCTTTAAACTTGAATTCGTTTCCATATACGCTTGGATCCATAATAACTTCATTAACAGCTGTTTGGCCTTCGAGCATGCTTACTACTGCAGACATTGTGGGTCTAAGAGCTGGAGATGGATTTGCACATAGTAAAGCTACTTTGATCATTCTAATTGCCTCCTCCTTGTTGAACTTGAAGCCTAACTTTGGATCCACCAGCTCCAATAAATCACCCTTTTGTTGCAGAACAAGAGCCTGAAATATGCACACATGAAATGATGGAAATTATATCTTAGCAAATCAATAGACGAGGATTATGACGTGGCCAATTGTACACAACATATTGTTTCAATCTTGTTTAGTTGGTTTTGAACCAATAGATCATCATCAAGATGACCAGTTTTGGTGCAAGACATGACAACTGATAAATCTTACCCAATCAAGAAGACAAACATAACTTTCATTTGGTCGAAATTTCATGTTGCTCTTCCCCACAACAATTTCCAACGAAACAACCCCAAAACTATAGACATCTGCTTTATATGTTAAATAACCCCATAATGCATTCTGGTGCCATGTATCCTCTGCATGAAAAAGATAATTGTATTATTATGATTAATATTTCATAGTATATATGAATTAGTTCTGATCTTAACAAAACCCAACATCTACAGAAAGGTAGTTACGAAATCacattgtttctttttctatttagaATGCAATTATGCAAACAGTAAGGCAGTGAGAATAGAGTGgaatattcattatatatatgagagagacAAAACTTTGTTGTTGGTGGAATGCTAATAACTTTCACAAGTCGGGGCATCTGGCtgaatttcaatttgtttggggggggggggggggtgggggggattTTGTTAGATTTCTAGAATTTCTTGTCCCCTTAAATGGTAATGACCACAACATAGGAAATTAGATATGATAATAGAACGTTTGAACACAAGCTTTTATTATTCAGTCATTCAAGtatacaactctctctctcttaaaagaACCTTAGAAGATTGTTTGAATAAGTTTTAGGTCAAGCCTTCTCGCAATCAATCATGAATACGGATTGATAATTCCTATAGCTATAAATTTCTCTGCAAGCAAGCTTGTGTTGCAAATATAGACAACTAACACATTAAAGTCTCAACCAAATACAAAGTCCTAGAGTTTCTATAGCACTTTTCATATACAATAAGAACATCTCTAATATGTAGAACCTTTAAATGCATGGAGATCACCATTTGTTCCTGATTCTCTTCTAGTTAATCACTTGGGTGGAAAAAATAGGAATGCCataatagaacaaaaatatGCTGCAAATTGAAGGATAGAAGAAAAGATATAGCTTACATGGTTCCAGCAACTCAAAGTGCTGATATGGGTGTTTTCCTCTTCATCGAGCTTGGCCAAACCAAAGTCAGAAATCTTTGGGTTAGCTTCGAATCCAATAGCACATTTGTAGTTTTAATGTCTCTATGAACAATTCTCAGTGTTGATTCCTCATGCAAGAAAGCTAGGCCTCTTGCAATGCCAACACATATTTTTTGTCTTGTAGGCTAGTCCAATTTTAATTGGTATTGCTCTGGACCTGCATTTTTTTGTAGAAAGTAGAATGGGGGAGTTCATGATCAACTTGGTTCTTAACATAAAGCCATCTGCAGTGTTAGGTTCCTATCCTTATTTGACAgaaaatactaaataaaaacattaagcATACCAAACAAAGGACGAGCCAGACTATTGTTTTCCATGTATTCATATACCAAGAACAATTGATTTCCTTCAACACAAGCTCCATACAATCTAACAATATTCGGGTGTTGTAAACTAGATATCATGCCTATCTCATTCACAAATTCACGATTTCCTTgagttgattttgaagaaagttTCTTAACTGCAATTATGGTACCATCTAATAATATACCCTGCATTTCAGACGAAAAAAATATGCACATTTAAGTATGCACTTGAGAATATactgagatatttttttataaaaaacctaAATGCATGAAGAATTACGTTTTCGAATACCTTGTATACAGATCCAAAACCACCTTCCCCAATCATGTTTGAAGCATCAAAGTTGTTAGTGGCAGCTTTGATTTGCCTGTAAGTGAAAAAACCTGTTTGCAGATCTAATGTAACGTCCTAATggaaagcccaaaccacatgatctatacttcaaaaggactagtcaatgatacaattgcaGCCCCATtcgaaccttataaagagcaagaaattatccttcccaagcaatatgggatcccaaacaccacctacccttatccatatcatatggggtatcacaatctaccctcCTTAAATTCTCGActtcctcgtcgggcctgtccattgtaagtggcatggctcaagtcccatatTTCTAGTTGGAATAGGCTGTAGGGCCTAGTGGGTTGTGAAGCCGGTCCGTGCTTGAGGGCCTAGCCCTTTCATTTTCGGTGggcgaacgacgtcgtttggaggggtaagcttttctttttccctcccccaatttcatttccttctctttcggCATTGCAGTTACTctgtttagttcttttttttctttctccgcAACTCTCTCCGTCCcacgtttctttcctttttcctttcagtttcaacttcatttcttgttgttggcattagtttgagtttccgaatcccatgccctagacctcctcacgtggatttctgttgctgcgttgcttctggtttcccgagtgttgccgtctgctacactctgtttttcctccattttgcattttggtttccgtctgcaactcacgggcatcaattcgcatcccctccattttcgactggtaagggtttctttctcatccaagtttcggtttctccttctgtaaccgtacgatttctgcttcttagttttgggtttggtttatcttcattttgttgcagtatctgttttggctgtgagattgagtagctttttgtgagtttttctggttgttgcgtggtgagtatttcgggttggtgttttgtcctaggtttggattatttgaagtttcattgtagtggaattgttggactggtggttgagaaaatatttggaagtattagtttatactttacGTTATGGAGTTGgcaatggaaagaagagtgctttgtgtagtgtaaactggttaagttggcaaaatctgcgtacttcgctcgagcggactgtcgagcgcgactcgagcgaacagccaaatgaacattggcttgagcggagtgtcgagcgagactcgagcgaacctctctgacttgcattcgctcgagcggagtgtcgagcaagactcgagcgaacctctctgacttgcattcgctcgagcggtctgtcgagcgaacatggctcgagccaactgtcgagccaactttcaacaaacactttttcagttccaaatcagtctccacttataaccagcatactgagtttagtatagaatattttgggtcgaagtatgggctgtccggattgttatttggctagttaagtgTGATTAAACTCCTTGAATTATGGTTtagagtttgagtcttgagttgtttaagaccaattgtgtattgttggactttaatatttagtttatattatcttatgaataggtggcgagatggatagagatcgtattcaagtcatagataatacgctgcatgagtcaggtaagcggggttcctatgctaggttttatacaagttaataagactgaggttgattttctgaaaactttgcatattttgtgttgtgttgggaacttgtgaaaataaagatcaacctcggtcactcatctgcatactcatgaaatctgtacgaaaaaggaaaaatatgttctggcatgcattgtgtagacatgagctaaattctgtcatgtagtttctgaaatctgaaaaatgagcgatattgagaatatgaaaagttgtgcatttatttagaaagatgttctgacctttgtgttcagtgtgggtaaactgtctgattctgttttggtactctgtattattttgatataacatttgaaaacctttggcatggtgtactggttttcgtatctgactctgtctctgctttgctctgctctgctctgttatgctctgctctgtttgggttggtaccaacttctctgtctctgagtgcacccactttggaaacaaagtggttttattgtggtctttcctgtgtgcacactcggggctccgagaagaataaaggaaagatttcacctctgtctctgcttggtttggccaccggggttagcacaaccctaccactggggtgaaacatggtctctgctctgttttgatttgacgatgatactcagtttatgttatgccaaagtaccatgggttttacttgttttaaaaccatcgctctgtcattttgaaaatatgttctgttctgcatgataactctggaaaaaaaaaaatata
Encoded proteins:
- the LOC121268111 gene encoding probable LRR receptor-like serine/threonine-protein kinase At1g07650 gives rise to the protein MKFRPNESYVCLLDWALVLQQKGDLLELVDPKLGFKFNKEEAIRMIKVALLCANPSPALRPTMSAVVSMLEGQTAVNEVIMDPSVYGNEFKFKALREQFDQIQHESKDSIGAESRNRSLGATWRGTSSTSAQDLYDPYYLDTQ